From one Lycium ferocissimum isolate CSIRO_LF1 chromosome 5, AGI_CSIRO_Lferr_CH_V1, whole genome shotgun sequence genomic stretch:
- the LOC132055884 gene encoding HIPL1 protein-like codes for MGSSHFLIILLLNFLLLLCPCYSLPLCTDSRAPLPQKTPFTFCPYNGTSCCSSGDDKQLKTQFDAMNISDSGCASLVKSILCAKCDQFSADLFSTTSSAPRQLPILCDSTNSTQTSQATNNFCSKVWTTCQNASIMNSLFAASLKGQAPTPVKSNSTKLTDLWQSQDDFCNAFGGASGDGSVCFGGEPVTLNTTEPPSPPGGLCLEKIGNDSYLDMAAHPDGSNRAFFSNQQGKIWLATIPKVDSGKVLELDEANPFLDLTDEVHFDTQFGMMGIAFHPKFSQNGRFFASFNCDKQTWAGCAGRCSCNSDVDCDPSKLPSDSGTRPCQFQAVIAEFTVNGTNSQPSQAKTASPKEVRRIFTMGLPFTSHHGGQILFGPRDGYLYFMMGDGGGTGDAYNFAQNKKSLLGKIMRLDVDSTPSDAEITKLGLWGNYTIPKDNPYIEDKELQPEIWALGMRNPWRCSFDSARPSYFMCADVGQDHYEEVDIITKGGNYGWNIYEGVKPFTPKSPAANTSVSSINQIFPVMGYNHSDVNKNEGSASITGGYFYRSTTDPCMSGRYLYADLYAGAMWAGTESPKDSGTFNTTEISFTCAGNSPINCALVPGSTVPALGYIFSYGEDNNKDVYLLASSGVYRVVRPSRCKYTCAKDNATDIATPAPGSSPPSAAVMLTVSYKIALLLLSFLVMVLS; via the exons ATGGGAAGCAGTCATTTCTTGATTATCCTTCTGTTGAACTTTCTGCTGCTTCTTTGTCCTTGTTATTCACTTCCCTTGTGTACTGATTCAA GGGCTCCTCTACCTCAAAAGACTCCTTTCACATTCTGTCCTTACAATGGAACCTCATGCTGCAGCTCTGGTGATGATAAACAATTGAAGACTCAATTTGATGCTATGAACATTTCTGATTCTGGTTGTGCTTCTCTTGTAAAGTCTATCCTCTGTGCG AAATGTGATCAATTTTCAGCAGATCTCTTTAGTACTACTAGTTCTGCTCCTAGACAACTTCCTATACTTTGCGACTCCACAAATTCTACGCAAACTAGCCAAGCTACAAATAACTTTTGCTCGAAGGTATGGACTACATGTCAAAATGCGTCCATCATGAATTCTCTTTTTGCTGCTTCCTTGAAAGGTCAAGCTCCAACGCCTGTAAAGTCCAATTCCACCAAGTTGACGGATCTCTGGCAATCACAAGACGATTTCTGTAATGCATTTGGAGGAGCTTCTGGTGATGGATCAGTATGCTTTGGTGGAGAACCCGTTACATTAAATACCACTGAACCTCCAAGTCCTCCAGGCGGTTTGTGCCTTGAGAAAATAGGAAACGATAGTTACCTCGATATGGCTGCTCACCCTGATGGCTCTAATCGTGCCTTTTTCTCGAATCAGCAAGGAAAAATATGGTTGGCTACTATTCCAAAAGTTGACTCTGGAAAGGTGTTAGAGCTTGATGAGGCCAATCCTTTTCTGGATCTAACTGATGAAGTTCATTTTGACACTCAATTTGGTATGATGGGGATTGCATTTCATCCAAAGTTTTCGCAAAATGGACGTTTCTTTGCTTCGTTCAATTGCGATAAGCAAACATGGGCCGGATGTGCAGGAAGATGCTCTTGTAACTCGGATGTGGATTGTGATCCATCGAAACTGCCTAGTGATAGTGGTACGCGACCATGCCAATTTCAAGCAGTTATAGCAGAATTTACTGTTAATGGGACAAATTCCCAGCCTTCACAG GCAAAAACTGCCAGCCCGAAAGAAGTCAGAAGAATATTCACCATGGGCCTTCCTTTTACATCTCATCATGGAGGCCAGATTCTTTTTGGACCTAGAGATGGATATTTgtatttcatgatgggtgacggTGGGGGTACTGGAGATGCTTACAATTTTGCACAAAACAAGAAATCGTTGCTTGGAAAGATTATGAGACTTGATGTCGATAGCACACCAA GTGATGCAGAGATTACCAAGCTTGGTTTATGGGGAAACTACACCATTCCAAAGGATAATCCTTACATTGAAGATAAAGAGTTGCAGCCAGAAATATGGGCACTAGGAATGCGAAATCCTTGGCGCTGCAGCTTTGATTCTGCAAGGCCATCTTACTTCATGTGTGCAGATGTAGGCCAG GATCATTATGAAGAGGTGGATATAATCACCAAGGGAGGAAACTATGGTTGGAATATTTATGAGGGAGTCAAACCATTCACTCCAAAATCACCTGCAGCAAATACATCTGTGAGCTCAATAAACCAAATTTTCCCAGTCATGGGTTATAATCACTCTGATGTAAATAAGAATGAAGGCTCAGCCTCAATCACTGGTGGATACTTCTATAGGTCCACGACCGATCCTTGCATGTCGGGAAG ATATCTGTATGCAGATTTATATGCAGGGGCTATGTGGGCAGGCACTGAAAGCCCTAAGGACAGTGGAACATTTAACACGACCGAAATTTCATTCACTTGTGCTGGAAATTCCCCTATAAATTGTGCCTTAGTTCCAGGAAGCACAGTTCCAGCTCTAGGCTACATCTTCTCATATGGTGAGGATAACAATAAGGATGTATATCTCCTAGCAAGCAGTGGTGTATACAGGGTTGTTCGTCCCAGTCGTTGCAAATACACTTGTGCAAAGGACAATGCTACTGACATTGCCACTCCAGCTCCTGGTAGTTCCCCTCCTTCAGCAGCAGTCATGTTAACAGTTTCATACAAGATAGCACTCCTCCTATTGTCCTTTTTGGTTATGGTTCTTAGTTGA